The following DNA comes from Anastrepha obliqua isolate idAnaObli1 chromosome 1, idAnaObli1_1.0, whole genome shotgun sequence.
caacaattcaagagctaaaggatgagataattcggcacattaacggcatagaacctcaattatgccgcagcgtcatcgaaaatttggaccatcaaaTGGAGGTACGCCGCCGAGGCCacatattttgttccatacgtaattgagctataccaatattatcatataaagagaaatgataataatttcttaaaaaaattgtattctattcagaatcaacaccggccctgaaacttaatcaccctttagCTAGCGTACCGACACCCAGTAGTCAGCTGAAGGGTATGCCTAAGCCGCTTACTATTGTAACTTAATGATATTAAGACAattgaacaaaatataaaaatacatactcGACATATACTACATCCATTTGTGAAAAGTGTAGAAActgttttttgtagaaaattgtttctaaattgCGGTAACTATGGATTTTACACCAGATTTCTCAGATCAGATTTGATTTCGGCTTAAAAAGATCCAACTAACTTCTTTTTGCTCAAAAAACCAATGCTGCAATTATTTAATAGTCAAAACCTAGTAATTCTATAttgcaaagcaaaaacaatactTGCAAGCACTAATGCTGATCAGTGAGGACCGTCTATCACTACAGACCTGAGCAATTGCTCACTAGCCACAAATGATGGCGGAGGAGATGAGTATTTTAATGCCACTATTTTTAGCgcccgccatagccgaatgggttcgtgcttcactaccattcgaaattcagagagaatgtaggttcgaatctcggtgaaaaatcaaaatgaagaaaaagtttttttcaaatcgcggtcgcccctcggtagtgTATTTTTGcgacgaaaaagctcctcataaaaacaatatctgccgttcggagtagggtggaaactgtaggtccctccatttgtggaacaacgtcacgacgcacaccacaaacaagaggaggaggtcggccaaacacccaattttGTGATCGACCGTTCgaacaaaaaacaactaaacTTTTTAGATatgcttttgttttctttctaaTTTAACATTGCATCAAGGGAAGAATGGCGCATAATGGAAAGATGAGCTTTGCACAAACTTGTAAGATCGCGACATCATTCCGGCCACTGATGGTTCGAGGCGTTCTAGGGATCTTATAAGGTTAACAAAAAAGGGCACAtagcgaggaatgcatgctgtgggACGCGGCAATATTTCGAGCTCTTTGTACGTCAGCTGGTATAGCAAGCTGTGAATATCAGGCCATGATAAAATGGTTAGCATAACCGTAGTTCAGTCATCGTTCGGTCATCATACATACCACCTCCTAACTTCTCTGTTCTGATCTTTTTCGTCAGGGCGGGCTCTCTTTGACCGCATTGACTTACTTTATAGTTTATGAAATAATATTCACTTAAAATAAAACGTAGATTTAAAagcgatttattttttatttatttgtatttttgcgtAGACAAGCTTCTCAAAacattatttgtgtttttatttaaagaggTTTTTTGCATACCAGTGTCACCTAATAACATTTAATCCGTGATTTCATAACTTATTTTTACGATGCCCGTTACCCAACTTTATCGTTTTTATGACGCATATCAAAACACACTCCTTCAGGGAGTTTTACTTTacaatatttcagtttattgttACTGTttagaaaatacaataaattaaggTTGATTTCAATACAAAGCAAGCCcatataaattaagaaaattcaatTCTTTACAATGAAGACTtcgtttttaatattcttaGAGGTATTGGGTATATTGGAAATAAgattccgtcctttcttagccaaacttaggaattatttaaacaattaaatagtaCAACTCTACTCCACCTTTCGGGCAGAATACGGGcccctctgacgaaaaattcgaattcttttGACTCGATCcgttcattgagccagtttgcgatgctctcgtaagaagtgaagcgctttccaataagggctgactgcattgatcggaacagactataatccgaaggtgcaatatctggagaatacggcgggtggggcaaagtttcttaattcagtccctctaaatatttttggaccgatttagcaacatgTGGCCTAgcattgtcatgcagcaaaatcagtttgtcatgtctaccgtcccatttcggccacttttctttgagagctcgattcaaacgcattagctgcagtcggtaatcTTCGTTAATGATGATTTCacatggtttaaggagttcataatagatcaCACTCTTCTGTTCGCACCAGATGCACAAcgtaacctttgaagcatgaatatttttcttcGCTGTCAATGGACCtgattcacctggcaggctcccatattttcgacgcttagggttatcctaataaatccatttttcatcgctagtTAGGATGTAATGCCGAAAACCTTTTCTtgtctgccgttcaagaagcatctcacacgtcaccaaacgtatctcgatatccctctccttcaattggtGTGGCACTCACTtatctgctttctggaccattcgcCTCGCGCGTACAAttgtttaccgacggttgatctgtcaacatccaactatttatacatatcatcaagggttcgacttGCGTctatatccaataattgttgtagttgagtaccTTCGAATTTTttggtgccccttcgcgatctttatctctcacgtcgaaattgcaactttggaagcgtcgaaaccactctttacgcattgtatttgatggagcgtgattaccgtacaTATTAATCAATATATGACACGTTTCggcttcacttttttttaaaggtaataatgaagcatgacttcccgcaaatgcctTTTTTTCGGGATGAACGTAAACACTTtcgacgtcagataaaaaaggatctttacgcttcgaACGAATGTCAACTAATGCGATCAAGACCTCACataaacatcttcaaatcaccagtatattactagagtgaGCACAAaagtagtatcagcagcgacaccacTTTTActaggacggaaacttattcctatATTTACGTTGGACATTAAGATTTTGCTTAAGAAGACTCCTATCAGAATTTTCCAAAGGATacttttctaaaacattttaatgCGCTGACAGCTTTCCGAATTTATTTCTTGGCGAGTATCTTGGGGTGAGGACCAAAGTGACCCTTTCAGTTACGTGCTAATGGGTTAAAATGTCCCACGAAAATATTTCACGTGAAATTTTACTGCATGTGGATAAAACTTTAATTTCACTTAgacatattttttcacatttttttcaacttttgtggAAACCACTTTCATATCCCAGGAAAACTTTAGCAGACCGTTAAAAAATATGAGCCAATTTTGCAAATTCATCGATAGTTTTATTACTAgagagaaaatattgaaaaaaatccgGGTTGGTTTGAGTTGTCATTGTCAAAACTGCCGCACATtgatgcatatttacatatgtaagccTTGCGAGTACATCAGAgtttattatcattttcaaaatcCATGTTAAAAAACGATCCGTGTTTTTCAAGTTGCACACAAAaggcataatattatattaaatgtattttatatttatatacatagtgTATCGTATGAACGCTGTAGGACAGGATGCGTATACTAGACGGACAAATAGACAAGCAGATATATGAGTTTACTAACCTCTTTTTCTTGCCtgcgtaaatttttgtttattttttcatgttaCAATTTTTCTTCTAGATAATTTGTCTTTATAATCAATGCTCTATTCCCACTGCACGAAATTCGTTCTCTCACTCGAAATTCACTTCTTGGATCAAATAAGATTCATAGAATAATTCAGGTCTGACACCCTCAAAGCATCTTTTCACCTTTTGAATTTACAAACTTTATATGGGATTAGGTTTAAACCATATACCTAAGCTATTTATTTGCTACAACAGCATTTTTATATGAAGCACTCTTCATCGATTAAGCCAGAGAGATTGGTATTACTTCCAAAATGCACTGCTTCCGCCATGGTTGATGAAAGAATCcagttttatattaaacttagcAAAACAAACATGGTAAAAATCACACCAACCTCAATGTTTAGCAATGTCTTTTTGCAGAAGTCACAACTCCTCTACTTCCCGAATGGAGCATAATTTTCAATTCTCAATTACCCTTCGAATTATGTAGTTCatcatacaacatttttaaaccgAATCacatcatttttaaataattcagttTCAATTGCCTTGCGAATTGCGAACAAATCGTTGTCTTCCCTAATTGTGATCGGAAATttatcagaaaaaattaaattacaatattaatatgtaaaaaatttttaattgaaaaaagaagTGAAATTAATTATGTCGAGGAGATTGTTGGACATCTCAAGAACTATGGTGGAGACCAAATTATCTACTCAGACACTTTTGCACGGCCATGAAAAGAACTGTAAACCTGTCATTAACctctgaatttgagtttgaaagGATATTAGTCCTGTGCAAATTTTGGTTTAAGTTTGtgagtattttaaaaaaatatcttattaCGAGTACATAAAGGACCGAACTAAATTCTTCTGAGAGACCGACAGCTCACGCGTTGATAAAAGTTCTTTTAAAGTAATCCGAATCAaccatttacatttttataaattgcgccgcattataaaataaaataaatcttaattttgtcTCGCTTTTTTCTCCACCACCGATATTTACAACAAATAACAataatgaaaagcaaagaatgaAAACAAGAAGCAGAGCCACAAAAGTGAAATACCAAGGCGGCGTGGAAATGGAGTGATTGGCGAATGGCTTCAAGAGCGAAGTACGCACCGTGGCAACATATCATTAGACACATTCTGAATCCTGGATTACCATGAGTGAAGCCGTTccgcatttttatttattgagatTGGGAAACTCATCTCGAAAATGGAGATAATCTGAATggagaaatatattttagaaatgAGCATTGCCGATTTTCGAAAGCGTTAATTGTGCATGAGAATTTAAGATCTCAGCTCTGCCATTGAAGCTCATTTTAGTCAATAGGGGCCTTGAAACATATGAACACTTATGCACATTTCTTATTACGCTGATTTTTAGGAGACAGAAGAATCGCTTGTGGTATACTCCATCACTAAGGGTCGCTAATAGATGCGGGTGATAATCATGGGAATTATTGATGAATTCTGAGTACTTTCCTACTACATATTTGAGTTCTCTTGTCACAACAAAGTAACGAAGTTAGTAATTGCATTTCTTCTCCTACAAGCACACAATCATCTCACCTGGGTACATTTATGCCTACACCCATGACAATTTTGCAATAATCCAAGGTATGACATTTACCTACAAAATTCTTATGTATATGCACCTTGAGCCAGTCGGTGATGTGCTGATTGCaattaacttaaaaatgttgctgaatatgccataaatatgcacatacgGAAAATTGCatccatgtgtgtatgtgcgtatgtgacTGTGTAGTGCCTTACACGTACATATGTTGCCGCGGGTGCAATCAAGCGTTGAAGCGCGACCACTATTCCTTCTGTAAAATGTGTGGCAAGTACGAGTGCGAGTTTATAAGGCATACAAACAAGGGGCAACTGATAAGTTTGCGACTTAAGGTACTTAGCGGTGACTCAGCCACTCTTTACTAATAATACTGATTTCGTGAGTCATTGTACAACGAATGCTCATACCGCTCGATAAGCAATTGgagatttatgcaaatttttttaaattatttcagggTTAGACTAGGTTAGATTGGAGAATGGCAGACTTCACTTTCGAACGTCTCCGGAAACGACGAAAAACTTCATATTTGGAGCATATTCTACGAAACCCGAAATATGAACTGATATAACTCATATGCAAGGCAAGATTGAGGGAAGAAGAGGTAAGCAGTTTTCTTGTTTGAGGAACATAAGGCAGTGGACCGGTATACACCTAGAGACcgcgaattattttcaaatatagttcaaaatttaaattaaaaaacaattctaaaaaaaaaaaacaattttaatacttttaaattGTACAATCGCTTACATTCGATAGCGAATAGCAAAATAACAAGAATAAGTATACGGATTCTTCGCTATAAGATCCATCTGGATGCCTGGTCATAGTGACTGCTAACTATCTGCGGTCTTCTCTGCGTAAAGTGGGATTCGCGTCTACTCAGGAGCACTACACAAACTGGTAAGCTTACAAGGTACTCGAGAGATTTTCTAAGGTTAATAGAACCGACAGCTGCATGGAGGATGAGACGAAATTATCTCAGCATCTTATCCTTTGCTGTTCTGCTTTCGCGGGGCTAAGATTTGCGGCATTTGACTTTCACTTCTATGCTGCatctgctgatatagcagaccTTGATGTTAGCCGGTATTTGAATCAATATTAGGAAGCATGAAGCGGTTAATATGGCCCTAAATTAGTCATCGTTCGATCGTCATCCACAAACCTACAAAATGGAACCACAAAGCGTGAATTTGATTTCTTCGCTCAAATGTTCCCTTCAAATTTGTATAGCCCTAATACATATTAGATGAAATTTGTAACCACATTGTAACTTTTGATAAATCTTGGATTCATCAGCATGCTCCGGATTCCAAACATAAGTCGATGCAGtggaaaaaaattggttaaagaCCACAAGCGAAATTCAAAGTGATTCAACGGCCAGTACTACGCTGATTTACTGGTTGAGGCACGTGAGGCGGTCATATAGAAGAGAATAAGAGACTTGGCAATTTACTCACTTAGTGCTGTTCACAATACTCGGATAGCAAAGTATGCCTTAAAAGCCAAGGATGTTCTACAACCCAGACCTGACTCCCAGAGACTTTTGCCAATCCTCAAATTTCAAAACCCTAAAGCATCTTTTGTGCTACTGCCCGGctctctcgaaaactagacTATGCTACCTAGGTGGTCTCAGTTTTGAGAGAGTTGAATATATCCATGAACTGTCCGGCTCTTAAAATTCTCGAACAGTACGCGCATCCtgagtgatgcatattttcgctaaCAAAAATGACTTTTACCTGGTATAGCTATGGACCAAAATGGTTGTTTTGAGGAATTAAGTATTTTCTTAAtcctgttaattattttttccgagTGAAAAACAATATGTGGATTTGTTCACGCACCAAGTAGAAGAGAGTGCAATGTATTTTCGCAACCTTATTTATAGTATCAAATCTGCAAAGCAGGCACTGCTAGCTTAACGAAAAATAcagatggaaaaacaaatatgataacaacattatatgtatgtacatgctaaTTTTTGGTACGGTTACAGAGATCGGATGTTTCTACTGTTATTTTAGAAGGAATGCCTGTAGGTATAACAAAGAAAGAATGCCTGTAGGAATAATACAAAGTATTTTCTATAACTTAAACTAAATGGGGGTTTATGCAGATTCCTGCTGCATACATACTCCCCCCGTTGGAAGGTGTAGGCTTTCAACCAAATCTGTTTCAACCGGAAGTGCTGCAATCTTAGTTATAGCTCGTTTTACTGGCCCATTTGCTGTTTTAATGAATGCTGCTCTAACATATCCGTCAGCGCCACTGAAGGTGTGTTCAACCCGACCCAAACTCCATTTTAAAGGCGGTTGATTGTCATCCTTTAAAAGCACCATAGCACCTTGTTGTATGTTTGCCATAGGGTTTCGCCACTTAGACCTCTCTTGCAGTAATGATAGATACGCAGTGCTCCACCTTTGCCAAAAGATTTGCTGCATCTGACAAATTCGCTGCCACCGGCTTAGACGGTTCATATTTAGATGCGTAACAATTGGTTCTTCTATGGCTGTAAATGACCCACCAATGAGAAAGTGCGCTGGTGTAAGCACGTCAAGATCGTCTGGATTTTCTGTAATTGGACAAAGGGGACGAGAATTTAAAATAGCAGAAATTTCACAAATGAGAGTGCGAAGCTCATCGAAGGTTAAAATAGAGACGCCAACGGTGCGATAGAAATGAAGTTTTGCGGACTTGACCGCAGCTTCCCATAAGCCGCCAAAATAGGGCGAGCGGGGAGGAATAAATTTCCAATCTATTTGATTTTCAATGCAAGCTTCAGCTACTGCTCTATTGTGATTTTGATCGGCGAATAGTTTTCGCAGCTCTTCTAGCTCATTTTTTGCCCCAACAAAATTTGTAGCGTTATCAGACCAAATAGTGCTTGGCTTGCCTCTAATGCTGATAAATCGTTTGAGTGCAGCAATGAACGATGACGTCGATAAATCTTGGACAAGTTCAAGATGACATGCTTTcgttgaaaaacaaacaaagataCATACGTAGCATTTCACGGGTGGCCGGTTGCGCACCTCACATTTGTACTGGAGTGGTCCACAATAGTCAACACCTGTTGTATTAAAAGGTCTAGATGGTCTCACACGATCTGTTGGAAGTTGACCCATAATTTGCTGCAGTACCCTGGGCTTAAGGCGGAAGCACCTCAAGCATTTATCAATGATTTTTGAAACTGTTTTGCGCCCACCAATAGGCCAAAACTGCTGACGAATTGATGCTAATAAGCTCTGCGGTCCTGCATGCAATAGTTTACGATGATAGAATTCAATGAGTGCGGAAGTGACTGGATGCTGCTTAGGTAGCAAAAGTGGGTGTTTTGCCTCGAATTCTAAATTCGAATTATAGAGCCGCCCTCCAACGCGTAATGAACCAAAGTCGTCGATAAATGGATTGAGTGACAGTAAATGGTTGCAGGAAGGCAACTGTTTGTTTTCTTTCAGTACTTTGTATTCTGATGCGAAGTGCACTTGCTGGATATGCCTGATTAGCAGCAGTGTACCACCTTTAATGTCGTCGACTGTGAGAAATCCAGCTGATGGTAAAGTTCGTTTTGATTTAATGTGGCAAAATTTGTAAACGTACGCAAACACGCGCTGTAACTTGATGAATGAATTTTGGAACTTGCAACCGTAAGTTTCATCGATTTGAGTTGCAGCAATTAAAACATGGCGCCGTCTTTCTGGAAGATTAGATAAGAAATCCATATTGCTTGGCCAATGCGCTGAATCAAGTTGAAGGAATGAAGGTCCATTAGCCCAAAGGGTGTTATTTAGAAGCTCCTTTGGAGTGCAGCCGCGCGAAAGAATATCCGCAGGATTCAGTTCGGTTGGAACGTGATGCCAGGTCATACCTGATGTAAGCGATTGTATTTTAGCCACGCGATTTGATACGAATATGTTAAAATTACTGGGAGCAGATCGTAGCCACGACAATACAATCATTGAATCCGACCAACAATGGCACTCATATGATAGTTggctattttccaaaatatttgaaaccaATTCCGCTAACAACAACGCAGCAGACAACTCGAGTTTCGGAACCGTGATCGACTTCAAAGGTGCAACTCTGGACTTGGAACATAGAAGATGTATTTTGTTGACGCCGTGCTTTTCAACGCGTGTGTAAACACAAGCACCATAAGCGGATAAACTGGCATCACAAAAGGCATGAATTTGAACGCGGGCTTGCAGTGCAAGCACGTACCGTGGAAAATGGAGATTGCTAACAAATGAAAGTTTACCACACAAGTCCAACCAAATGGACTGTAGCGATTGCGGCAGGCTTTCGTCCCAAACCAGTTTTTCCTTCCATAAGGCTTGCATGAAGATCTTCAGCTTTACGATAACTGGGCATATTAAGCCAAGTGGATCGTAGAACCGCGCTATGACTGAAAGAATAGATCGCTTTGTAATTTTCTGCGAATTCAAGATTGGTGTGAAACTGAATAGAAAGTTGTCTGAGATACGTTCCCACACAAGGCCAAGTGCCTTCGTCACATCTGTACCATCATGaaactttatgaatttttcgCAATTACTTTCGTCTTCATCTTTCAAAACATCAACTTCATTAGAACACCATTTTCGAATTGGAAAGCCTCCTCGTAGAAGTAGCTGCCTGATCTCTTGCTTCATTTGTATGACCTCCTCGATTGAATCGCCACCAGATATCAAATCATCCACGTAAAAATCTCTTCGAATGATTTTAGCGCCGACTGGAAATGATTCCTCCTCATCAAATGTAAGCTGATGCATAGCCCGAATAGCTAGGAAGGCAGCAGGCCTCGTTCCATATGTGACCGTGTTTAACTTGTATGTCTTGATTTGCTCAGATGGGTCCTCGCGCCAAAGAATGCACTGCAACTGGTCATCAGGGCTACTCATTTTAATGCAGcgatacattttacatatgtcGCCAAGTAGTGCAACTTTGAAAAGTCTAAAGCGAAGCAAGATATTAAAAAGTTTTGGCTGAATGATTGGCCCTGGTAGCAACAAATCGTTTAGCGAATACCCCGAAGAAGTTTTAGCGGACCCATCAAAAACCACGCGAAGTTTGTAGTGGTACTGTCTTGCTTTTTAACGCAGTGATGCGGTAAGTAGTAAACTGGTTTGTCTGCTTGAAATGATGCCAGCGACATATGACCCAGATCCTTATACTCCTGCATAAACGCCGAATACAAAAGTTTTGTGGATTCATCCTTTTGGAGTTTTCTTTCTAGCGCCCTGAATCTACGTAAAGCAAGATAATAGGATTCACCAAGAGCATCAAGATCGGATTTAGGTGGCAGTCTAACTGAGTAGTCCCCTGAGGGCAAACGACGAAAATTTTGTACGAAATGCTGCTCACAAAAAGCGTCCTCTTCCGATAATGCTGGAGTAGAATCGAAACCATTTTCGATCTCCCAAAAGCGTTTAACAATGTTTGAAAGTGTATTAATGCTATCATGTGGCGGTGTTAAATTTCTAAATGCCGAAAGagttattaatttattactGATATGTGATACGCCTCCAGAAACTACCCAGCCCAACTTAGTTTTTTGCAGTGTTGGTAGGTGATCAGCAATTCTAAATTGTCCAACGCAAATTAAGTCGTAGAATAATTCCGCACTGATCAAAACATCAATGCGATTTGCCTTAAAGAACGACGGGTCAGCTAAGTTAATGTTGTTTGGTATGTTCCACCCCTCAATGCTGATATCAAAATTCGGCTGATATTCTGTTATTCTTTGTGTTATTAAAGCTGTGAACGATGTCGAAAACCGACCATCTTGCGCTTGGGCAAATATGTCGACGCATCTGTCTGCATTGAGACTCGATTCTCCAATGCCAGATACTGAAACTGGTGAATGATGAGACCGAAGTTGAAGTTGATTTGCTAACCGGGatgtaatgaaatttaattgagACGCAGAGTCTAAAATAGCGCGACAAGGAATTAATGTACCGGCacgattttttactaaaatgatGGCCGTTGCTAACAGCACACAATTGTTAGACACATTTTTCGAGGCTAAAGGTTTGGGCCTTGCAGCTAATGATGTTAATAGGGCTGATTGTGATGTTGTAACCTGGCTATTTGTTACAGGCGATGCCACAATTGGTTTTGGTACACCATCTTGCTTGCCATTTAAATGCAGTAAAGTGTTATGTTTTGCTTGGCAATACCTGCAATTGCCAGATTTGCATTGCTTGATAGTGTGACCCTTGCGTAGGCAATTTAaacacaaatgaaatttttttgcttccttATAACGCAAATTTGGAGAAAGATTCAAAAAAGAAGTGCAACCAGTAATAAAATGCTCTTTGGATTCACAAAAAATACAGAGTGGAGTGGGTTTGCCAGCACCTACAGTAACGAGTACGCTTGCTTTTGATTTTGCTTgagatacaatatttttcacCTGTTTGCTAGGTGCCTGTATGACCATAGCGTTCTCCAAATTCTCCATCATGCGGCATCTTCTTTCCAAAAACGTTGACATATCAGTCCATGTAGGTAATTTGTGTGCAGATAAGTTCTCTTCCCATTTTTCGTGCGTTTGTCGATCCAGTTTGCTTGTGATGAGGTGAATGAGTAAGCCATTATATATATCTTCAGTAGTTGCTAAAGTTTGCAGCGCTCGAAGATGTGCATTTACTTGATCGCTTAATTTTCGTAACCCATCTGATGCGCCCATTTCCATACCTTGTAGCCCGAAAATTGCCTTTATGTGTGCCTGGAAATGAAGTAATTTATTATCAAAACGTACTTTTAATAAATCTAAAGCTTTGTCGTAATTCTCTTCACTGGGCTCGAGTGAGCGCACAGTGTCTAAAGCTGCATCACTGAGACTCGTGATTAAGTACTGCATTTTTTCTAGTTTGGACATCTCCACGTCTTTGTCTATTGCTGAAGTAAACGTGCTGAAAAACGATGGCCAGTCGAGATAGGAGCCACTAAAAACTGGAATTTTAAGCTCAGGTAGCCTGGATCGTCGTTGTAACTGCTGCGGCGTAATGTCGTCCCAAGAGAATTGTCGTAGTGTTGAAGAGTGCGCGCCAGATGACTTATGTTTTGTATTCAGCCAACGATCAATTTTTGCCTCTACCTCAATATACACTTCGGAGAAAATTTCGTCagcatcagactcaaattcct
Coding sequences within:
- the LOC129236547 gene encoding uncharacterized protein LOC129236547; translation: MYRCIKMSSPDDQLQCILWREDPSEQIKTYKLNTVTYGTRPAAFLAIRAMHQLTFDEEESFPVGAKIIRRDFYVDDLISGGDSIEEVIQMKQEIRQLLLRGGFPIRKWCSNEVDVLKDEDESNCEKFIKFHDGTDVTKALGLVWERISDNFLFSFTPILNSQKITKRSILSVIARFYDPLGLICPVIVKLKIFMQALWKEKLVWDESLPQSLQSIWLDLCGKLSFVSNLHFPRYVLALQARVQIHAFCDASLSAYGACVYTRVEKHGVNKIHLLCSKSRVAPLKSITVPKLELSAALLLAELVSNILENSQLSYECHCWSDSMIVLSWLRSAPSNFNIFVSNRVAKIQSLTSGMTWHHVPTELNPADILSRGCTPKELLNNTLWANGPSFLQLDSAHWPSNMDFLSNLPERRRHVLIAATQIDETYGCKFQNSFIKLQRVFAYVYKFCHIKSKRTLPSAGFLTVDDIKGGTLLLIRHIQQVHFASEYKVLKENKQLPSCNHLLSLNPFIDDFGSLRVGGRLYNSNLEFEAKHPLLLPKQHPVTSALIEFYHRKLLHAGPQSLLASIRQQFWPIGGRKTVSKIIDKCLRCFRLKPRVLQQIMGQLPTDRVRPSRPFNTTGVDYCGPLQYKCEVRNRPPVKCYVCIFVCFSTKACHLELVQDLSTSSFIAALKRFISIRGKPSTIWSDNATNFVGAKNELEELRKLFADQNHNRAVAEACIENQIDWKFIPPRSPYFGGLWEAAVKSAKLHFYRTVGVSILTFDELRTLICEISAILNSRPLCPITENPDDLDVLTPAHFLIGGSFTAIEEPIVTHLNMNRLSRWQRICQMQQIFWQRWSTAYLSLLQERSKWRNPMANIQQGAMVLLKDDNQPPLKWSLGRVEHTFSGADGYVRAAFIKTANGPVKRAITKIAALPVETDLVESLHLPTGGVCMQQESA
- the LOC129236563 gene encoding uncharacterized protein LOC129236563, with protein sequence MPKECKSSDENPGVAGEIAFYKKEGNAFQRQLDNLNSFLTNEQLKNLDEAELSARLKHAERLQANFENARSTPRRLDRKEFESDADEIFSEVYIEVEAKIDRWLNTKHKSSGAHSSTLRQFSWDDITPQQLQRRSRLPELKIPVFSGSYLDWPSFFSTFTSAIDKDVEMSKLEKMQYLITSLSDAALDTVRSLEPSEENYDKALDLLKVRFDNKLLHFQAHIKAIFGLQGMEMGASDGLRKLSDQVNAHLRALQTLATTEDIYNGLLIHLITSKLDRQTHEKWEENLSAHKLPTWTDMSTFLERRCRMMENLENAMVIQAPSKQVKNIVSQAKSKASVLVTVGAGKPTPLCIFCESKEHFITGCTSFLNLSPNLRYKEAKKFHLCLNCLRKGHTIKQCKSGNCRYCQAKHNTLLHLNGKQDGVPKPIVASPVTNSQVTTSQSALLTSLAARPKPLASKNVSNNCVLLATAIILVKNRAGTLIPCRAILDSASQLNFITSRLANQLQLRSHHSPVSVSGIGESSLNADRCVDIFAQAQDGRFSTSFTALITQRITEYQPNFDISIEGWNIPNNINLADPSFFKANRIDVLISAELFYDLICVGQFRIADHLPTLQKTKLGWVVSGGVSHISNKLITLSAFRNLTPPHDSINTLSNIVKRFWEIENGFDSTPALSEEDAFCEQHFVQNFRRLPSGDYSVRLPPKSDLDALGESYYLALRRFRALERKLQKDESTKLLYSAFMQEYKDLGHMSLASFQADKPVYYLPHHCVKKQDSTTTNFAWFLMGPLKLLRGIR